The Rhipicephalus microplus isolate Deutch F79 chromosome 4, USDA_Rmic, whole genome shotgun sequence sequence cgacatacCGTACATCatgttcgcctataatacagcaaAACAAGAAAGTACACGAAGAACACCGTTCAGTCtcctttatggccgtgaagtgacgacgatgcttgacgccatgttactacacgactgcaatgacatcgatttagACGTTGCATCTTTTACCGAACGatcagaagaagcgaggcagcttgcatgCGTCCGAATCAACCAGCAGCAATATTACGACGCCCagcgttataatctgcgacacagACATGTCGTCTATTGGCCCGGTGaaaaagtctgggtatggagtcctatccaccgccagggactgtctgaaaaattgctgaagaggtattttggcccctacacagttttacaatgCCTGAGTgtcgttaattacgtggtcgttcctgacagcccctcaacaactcgccagcaaaaaccagaaatcgtgcacgttgcgcgaatgaagccctatttttcTGACTGATTTGCACCATACATCTACTGCACCGttttttgtagaagagcatcgggacgctgctctctggaggggggcaaatgccgcaTTTAATATGCAACACCAAGAGAACAAGGAAGAGCACTCGCAGCGAGAGAGAAAGGCGAGGTTCTCATCCGATCAGTTTGcgagtgttctggtacaattaaaacGAGCTGTCCGGTATTcagctgctgctgtttctgcattgtggcAATAAGTAGAAAAActacaaagaaaaataattcagacaAATTGCTTCCGACAAGTGGAAGGCAACCTCTCGTGCCTGAGCGCGTGGTGTTAGCCACGAAAGCATACATCCTTCAATGCTCacaccacttaccgctggcggtGCCTATCTTGGAGGGAAATAGTGTGTTTTCAGTCGCCAGAGAGATGGTGGAAAGGGCCCACTCGGCGTCTCGATCGTTGTGACGGGTGCTCATTTCCCATGCGTACTTAGAACCCTGGGAGAAagcaaggtgggggggggggcatacgcTTGTGCGTGTGCATGCTGATCTTACTGTGGAGGAGAATTGtatgccttgggctttcaccaggACGATTGCGTTCTAGTTTCCaagtgcacaaaggtcacttggTTTGCTGCACAGTGCCCGTTTGGGAAAAAATACCACTTTTCAGACACAAAAAAGTAATAACTGTGACACTTGTTATTTTGCACTTATCtgcacctgtgagtacattttatgcgtcatttgtgtgttaGCAGTGCACTGCtcattttgatctgcttgccattcttcgcaagACATTCTAtttttgctatcacattcattgtgTGCCCCCCTTTCAGTGAAACCAGCttattgctatcacattcattgcatcGCCCCTGCGGTGAGACTGTGACTCTTTTCATGCTTTTTCTAGATGGGCAGAGTACCTCCTTTCTACATTGACTACAGGCCTCCTGGGCAGGGTTATCAAATGTTATCGCACGTGCCATCCAAGCGGCGGAGATGGGCCGGGTCGTTTCATTTCTGCTTCAACCACATCGGTCGCCCCCGCTCGTGCGGTTTGACACGCGGATATAACATACGATGCGTCGGGGTATGTTATAAATTTGGAAGTCATACGGGGCATGGCGGCAACAGCAGGAACCCGTCGGGCGTGTCCATATAATCTCTTATCGCAATAATGAGGCTATTACAGTACAATTTGGTTGAGTGTTTGAAAAATGCAGCCTTGAACAAATGTAGCTTCACTAGTGCTTTGAATGGTGCTAAGTCTGCTCCGAATGGTCTTACTGCTTTAAACTTGCTCGAAGAGGCCCTTAtggctgctccaagcctgctACAAAAAGCACCTTTGCCTGCTCCGTGGACTGCTCCCAAACCTTGTACCCTGTTTCAGCGCTGTAAATATACCAGAATCCGGCTGACACGCACAGCTTTTAGAAAACATGGCTGTTAATTCTACAcaatttaaaaacaaaaacaaagaatttACCCCTAGATTGTGGCTCAATTCCTGCAGATACCATAGTGCCATCGAACCTAGTACGATTTTTTTGTTGGCAGTATTGATGGGAATCCTTTaggggaaaaaaaagcaaaacatttAGTAAGCATCAAGAATGTTTAGCCATACAGGGCCACCCAAACAAGAAAAGATGTATTCAAGCCTACAATGTCACACTGGCATACTGTCATAGAGTTCGAAAGTTGGAACTTAAACCTTATGTTCATGATTGATAGTATTTTACTGTGACACCTGTAATAATAGTTTTCAAAgaatgattgatttgtagggtttaacgtcccaaaaccaccatatgattatgagagacgccgtagtggagggctccggaaattttgaccacctggggttctttaacgtgcacccaaatctgagcacacgggcctacaacatttccgcctccattggaaatgcagctgccgcagccgggattcgaacccgcgacctgcgggtcagcagccgactttTTCAAAGAATGCTTTCATAGTCTGTTGTGGTGAAGAAATCTGTGAACCGAGGTTGTGTGCTCGAGCGGACGTTTCGACTGGTGGACTTGTCTTTCTCAAGGCTACCACTTGAAGGCCTCAAGCTTTGAAGCTTGAAACTTGTCAAAATGTGTTCTCAAGCACACAActcctgtttacggattttttcattgcaagcttccatcttgcccatcctgcgtttttttttttagtcatagTCTGTGAATTGCTTCAAGACAttgcaacttttcaacatttTATTTGGTGTTCTTTCTTCATAGGTGCTAACCTTTGCCAAATAAGAATTTAAGCACTTGCTTTTTTTAATGAATGCAAGTTACCTGCTTTTATGGTCAGCACATCAACATCCTTGCAATTAGGCCTGTTACAAGTTATTTTTGTAATGATTCTGTAGTTGTCACAAGTGAAAGCTATGCAACTCTAATTTTAGTTTGGAAAACAGAGGAGACTGGAAATTATATGACCTCAAAGTTGTTTTGGCTGCTGAACATTTTGTTTGTCCTGGTGTATAATATTTTTCTATTAGATGAAAGAATACGAGAAGGTTGTAAATCGACTATACTGGTGTTAAATGTAAAAGAACTGGGTACAACTCTATTTGTGTTTCATCGGCAAATGTTATATATGTTGATCATGATGCCATAAATTAAGGAAAAGGAACACTTGAATGTAGCAAACTGGGCTAGTGAAACACACTCATGATGGTTAGTTTAAAATAAGACAGGATGAGAAGAAAGTACTCTCCTAACTCCAAGGAAAATCTGCTTTTAAAACCCGACACATTCTCTGAGCATCTGCCACGACAATGTGAAATTTATAAGCTATGTACAAGGGGCGGCGTGAGCTGAGGGGTGCGAAAAGGGCTGAAGCCCccatctgccccccccccccccaaatgtaGTCAAAACAGATTGCCTGATTTTTCTGCCTCCCTGGAGGAAATCGTTTGTTGTGGGTGCCCCTCCATAAAAAAATATCCTGGCACCATATTCTGACTTGGTACAAGAAATTTTCAGATATCTGTTGTTGCACTGTTAGTCTTACAAGCTTGCAAATTTCCATGGAATTTCGCTTCTAATGAATAGTCTACACAGGCTTCATGGTTGCTGCAAGGCTGCACCTTGGAGAAGGAGATCCAGATTTCTCATACTAGTGCTGGCATAAATTTCACAATAAGGTATATCTACAGAAGAGGCTAAGAGCAGCACGCACGGAGGTATTAACATCAACGCAACAAGCAGTGTTTTTACTACTTTTCGCATGGCTCTTTAGTGCTCTCAATCTTTCACGGATACCTGGTCCCTGGTCTACATGCCTATTGCGTAGGTGCACACATCAATTTGCCTGCAAAAGTGCAGTGTCCCATTTTCTACAGATTTTGGTCCTTCTTGTCTATCCCAAAGACGTGTATCAATTCATCTTCGGTGAACTGTATGATCCTTGTGGATTCCAAGTGGATCTGGGAAGAATGAAAGCATTGTAAGTGAGCTGTAGGCTTGGATTATGCTGATGACTGCTTAAAACATGGCATTTTCCTTCAATGGCTGTGGGCGACACTTTGCACATAAATGACGATGTATTTTAAGAAAATTGACTCATACCCAAAGAGGAATTCGCCACATGGTAGTTTTTAAAGTACAAACAGAGAATAAAATGAAACAATACTATACTTGTTATCATGTGACGTCAGAAAAGGAAGGATGAATAGTGATTATATTTACCTTCTGCTTCTTTAGTATGTCAATCAACTTCATTTGTTTCTTGATGAGCGCAAGCAGATCAGCCTTTTGCTTTTCAAGCTGCTGGTTCTTctccaaaagctcggccatggcTTTTTCCTGTATATCATCCACCCCGTCAGTTCAATCATAAGTCGACCCAGCACGCATGCAATTTCAGGTGCGCTTTATCTAATTTAAGCTTACGGCGAACATGAAGTTTCCAATCGCATTCATTCGCAAACCTTACCAAATCGCCCAATCGCGATTGGCTTCTTGGCACAAAACTTTGAGTAAGAGCCAATCACAAAATCACGAAC is a genomic window containing:
- the LOC119172395 gene encoding testis-expressed protein 9 isoform X2 yields the protein MMGDTGDKLPDIEKSSKDYSSSKHGGEEKAMAELLEKNQQLEKQKADLLALIKKQMKLIDILKKQKIHLESTRIIQFTEDELIHVFGIDKKDQNL
- the LOC119172395 gene encoding testis-expressed protein 9 isoform X4; protein product: MGDTGDKLPDIEKSSKDYSSSKHGGEEKAMAELLEKNQQLEKQKADLLALIKKQMKLIDILKKQKIHLESTRIIQFTEDELIHVFGIDKKDQNL
- the LOC119172395 gene encoding testis-expressed protein 9 isoform X3 translates to MGDELLQLLRGANCVQVCDVNQRMVQKEKAMAELLEKNQQLEKQKADLLALIKKQMKLIDILKKQKIHLESTRIIQFTEDELIHVFGIDKKDQNL